The Methylomicrobium lacus LW14 genome window below encodes:
- a CDS encoding sensor histidine kinase, whose amino-acid sequence MRIQRIFLLSFLALLFLGGAPIALLSFYASRTTLEREISNSLENDAVMLMQQIDVLMFERLQNIHSWSHLDIVQEGRIGDVDKQLAQFLSVLDSSYPDVYRALFYLNAANKIVSASNPALIGNTLNPQPDWIKAIVPYGDLVLENPKLAPPYDDPSLLIRAPVPDTYGAGEQGQLYGIFNLEQIFQLFDQASNSESGKRYIVLLDADGRALAGSTRIRDAGLLLARTFADWKPAEAHGTFIHTGEPLTQSRVLVGHASSLGYQGYANLGWSLLIIQSTEQAFHSIWILWLWFGGLFLVTSLIAVVVAQWTAKRISHPIWVLTRWVRNFQHHPTAIQPTASGVHEVAELSNAFAQLSEDLERSRQQVIRAAKLAVVGEMAAIMAHEVRTPLGILQTSAQILRLDNALSADGRDMVRIINEETARLNRLISALLDCARPRPPQMQAHSLALIIQRALDLLGKQADNKSIAIEWSDLAGDALIECDEEMLVQVFLNLVLNAIQILPQGGRIRVQLEDADAEHLRLTIEDSGPGIPEEIRQRLFDPFFTTRESGIGLGLTVTQQIISAHGGSIDIGSSRFGGACFIVLLPQHQTERTC is encoded by the coding sequence ATGAGAATCCAGCGTATCTTTTTACTTTCCTTTTTGGCCTTGTTGTTTTTAGGCGGCGCGCCGATCGCGTTGTTGTCGTTTTATGCCTCGCGGACGACGTTGGAGCGCGAAATCAGCAACAGCCTTGAAAACGATGCGGTGATGTTGATGCAACAGATCGACGTGTTGATGTTCGAGCGTCTGCAAAACATTCATTCCTGGAGCCATTTGGACATCGTTCAGGAAGGCCGTATCGGCGATGTCGACAAGCAATTGGCGCAATTTCTTTCAGTATTGGATAGCAGTTACCCGGACGTCTATCGCGCGTTGTTTTATTTGAACGCTGCGAACAAGATCGTCTCGGCTTCCAACCCGGCGTTGATCGGCAATACGTTGAATCCGCAGCCGGACTGGATCAAAGCCATCGTGCCTTATGGCGACTTGGTACTGGAAAACCCGAAACTTGCCCCGCCTTATGACGATCCCAGCCTGTTGATTCGGGCCCCGGTGCCGGACACATACGGCGCCGGCGAGCAAGGCCAGTTATACGGCATTTTCAACCTGGAGCAGATTTTTCAGTTGTTCGATCAGGCCAGCAATTCGGAATCGGGTAAACGCTATATCGTGCTATTGGATGCCGACGGACGCGCCCTGGCCGGCTCGACGCGCATCCGCGATGCCGGGTTATTACTGGCGCGCACGTTTGCCGATTGGAAACCGGCAGAGGCGCACGGCACCTTCATCCACACCGGCGAGCCGTTGACGCAATCGCGCGTCTTGGTCGGCCATGCCAGTTCGCTAGGTTATCAAGGCTATGCCAATCTCGGCTGGTCGCTGTTGATCATCCAGTCAACCGAGCAGGCTTTTCATTCGATCTGGATTTTATGGTTGTGGTTCGGCGGTTTATTTTTAGTAACCAGTTTGATCGCGGTCGTCGTGGCGCAGTGGACGGCCAAGCGCATCAGCCATCCGATCTGGGTGCTGACCCGCTGGGTGCGAAACTTTCAACATCATCCTACTGCAATACAACCCACAGCCTCGGGCGTACATGAGGTCGCCGAGTTGAGCAACGCGTTCGCGCAGCTCAGCGAAGATCTCGAACGCTCGCGGCAACAGGTCATCCGCGCCGCCAAACTGGCGGTGGTCGGCGAAATGGCCGCGATCATGGCGCATGAAGTCAGGACCCCGTTGGGCATCCTGCAAACCAGCGCGCAAATTTTACGCTTGGACAATGCGCTCAGCGCGGACGGGCGCGACATGGTGCGCATCATCAACGAAGAAACCGCGCGCCTGAACCGTCTGATTTCAGCCTTGTTGGATTGCGCCCGGCCCAGGCCGCCGCAGATGCAAGCCCACTCGTTGGCGCTGATCATTCAGCGCGCGCTCGATTTACTCGGCAAACAGGCCGATAACAAATCGATCGCGATCGAATGGTCCGACCTTGCCGGCGATGCGTTGATCGAATGCGATGAAGAGATGTTGGTGCAGGTGTTCCTGAACCTGGTTTTGAATGCGATTCAAATCTTGCCGCAAGGCGGGCGCATCCGTGTGCAACTCGAAGATGCCGATGCGGAGCATCTGCGCCTCACGATCGAAGACAGCGGCCCCGGCATTCCCGAAGAGATTCGCCAGCGCTTGTTCGATCCGTTTTTCACCACCCGCGAATCCGGCATCGGGCTCGGCCTGACCGTCACCCAACAAATCATTTCCGCGCACGGCGGCTCGATCGACATCGGCAGCAGCCGGTTCGGCGGCGCCTGTTTCATCGTGCTATTACCCCAACATCAAACTGAACGAACATGCTAA
- a CDS encoding DUF4266 domain-containing protein, translated as MKTSIAAIILLAVLSTGCSEVLPRQRGNLALPQMGLTTDGLEFELRQHAFFSKESAAGGYGGGGGGCGCN; from the coding sequence ATGAAAACATCCATTGCAGCGATCATTTTATTGGCCGTGTTAAGCACGGGTTGTAGCGAGGTTTTGCCCAGACAACGCGGCAATCTGGCGCTGCCGCAGATGGGATTGACCACCGATGGCCTGGAGTTTGAATTACGCCAGCATGCGTTTTTCAGTAAGGAATCGGCGGCAGGCGGTTATGGCGGCGGTGGCGGCGGTTGCGGTTGTAATTGA
- a CDS encoding sigma-54-dependent transcriptional regulator, which produces MLTGSRVLIVDDEANARRVLEVLLRKLGCAVVCAENAPTALAILREQTVDLLITDLNMPDMSGLELLTTLRAEGHAFPVIVVTAYGTIESAVEAMKQGAFDFIIRPLDVEQVELLVRRALDISRIHRENQFLRDEAGKGWDHFIGQSAAMRQVYELIRQAGPSKASLFVYGETGTGKELVARAAHANSGRQGLFVPINCAAIPADILESELFGYVRGAFTGAHKDRVGKFELADGGTLFLDEITEMPTHIQAKLLRVLQESQVDRLGSNRSIKIDIRVVAATNRNPLTAVQQGCLREDLYYRLNVLAIKLPPLRERREDIPLLCAHFIEKYRSSLNYAGMARLSDDISQALMAYAWPGNVRELENMIERAMVLSQGQSLNLKHFPQETLDLPAQSARNTPAPADQDFDLDANVAKLETRLLTQALQISAGNKAKAARLLQVSERTLWYKLKKYGIG; this is translated from the coding sequence ATGCTAACCGGATCCCGCGTTTTAATCGTCGACGATGAAGCCAATGCCCGCCGCGTATTGGAAGTGTTGTTGCGCAAACTCGGCTGCGCGGTCGTCTGCGCCGAAAATGCGCCGACCGCTTTGGCCATATTACGCGAGCAAACGGTCGATCTGTTGATCACCGATCTGAACATGCCGGACATGTCCGGCCTGGAGTTATTGACCACGCTGCGCGCGGAGGGCCATGCATTTCCGGTCATCGTGGTCACCGCTTACGGCACGATCGAAAGCGCGGTCGAAGCAATGAAGCAAGGCGCCTTCGATTTCATCATCCGCCCGCTCGATGTCGAACAGGTCGAATTACTGGTGCGGCGCGCGCTCGACATCAGCCGCATCCACCGCGAAAACCAGTTTCTGCGCGATGAAGCCGGCAAAGGCTGGGATCATTTCATCGGCCAAAGCGCCGCCATGCGTCAGGTGTATGAATTGATTCGCCAAGCCGGGCCGAGTAAAGCCAGCCTCTTCGTCTATGGCGAAACCGGCACCGGGAAGGAATTGGTCGCCCGCGCCGCGCACGCCAACTCCGGCCGCCAAGGCTTGTTCGTGCCGATCAATTGCGCCGCGATACCGGCCGACATCTTGGAAAGCGAGTTGTTCGGCTATGTACGCGGCGCGTTTACCGGCGCGCACAAGGACCGCGTCGGCAAGTTCGAGTTGGCCGACGGCGGCACCTTGTTCCTGGATGAAATCACCGAAATGCCGACCCATATTCAGGCCAAACTGCTGCGCGTGTTGCAGGAAAGCCAAGTCGACCGCTTGGGCAGCAACCGCAGCATCAAAATCGATATTCGGGTGGTTGCCGCGACCAATCGCAACCCTTTGACTGCAGTCCAACAAGGCTGCCTGCGCGAAGACCTCTACTACCGACTGAATGTATTGGCAATCAAATTGCCGCCGCTGCGCGAACGGCGCGAAGACATTCCATTGCTCTGCGCGCATTTCATCGAAAAATACCGCTCATCGTTAAATTATGCCGGCATGGCGCGGTTGTCCGATGACATCAGCCAAGCATTGATGGCCTATGCCTGGCCCGGCAACGTGCGCGAACTGGAAAACATGATCGAACGGGCGATGGTGTTAAGCCAGGGGCAAAGCCTGAATCTAAAACATTTTCCGCAGGAAACCCTGGACTTGCCGGCGCAGTCGGCACGGAACACACCGGCACCGGCCGATCAGGATTTTGATTTGGATGCCAATGTCGCAAAACTGGAAACGCGCTTATTGACGCAAGCGTTACAGATCAGCGCGGGCAATAAAGCGAAAGCGGCGCGCCTATTGCAAGTCAGCGAGCGCACCTTGTGGTACAAACTGAAAAAATATGGCATTGGTTAA
- a CDS encoding energy transducer TonB gives MPASVHQIDFTASPDRSDGATRLHLARSKVIPFAPETAPLSSRRPIPALPSCQHHEAIAAVLLALTLHVTGYVLMPYPAPEEPVTPPAPIQVSWIAAPQPKAEQTPAAPPKPQPPTVKPKAKPKTVKRVKTQPKAVLSTSAPATTMTAAPAETAEKTPKPAAEAPAAMPQASAAPAPAAPATNSQPPLTLPNLNADYLNNPAPRYPEDAREAGEQGKVLVRALINVDGTVAELALRKSSGFTDLDQSALETVKKWRFVPARRGGDVVSAWVVVPITFSLEG, from the coding sequence ATGCCGGCAAGCGTTCATCAAATCGATTTTACCGCATCCCCGGATCGCTCGGACGGCGCGACCCGTCTGCATCTTGCGCGCAGCAAGGTGATTCCTTTTGCCCCCGAAACCGCGCCCCTATCGTCGCGGCGTCCAATCCCGGCTCTGCCTAGCTGTCAGCACCATGAAGCGATCGCCGCCGTGCTGTTGGCGCTGACCCTACATGTGACCGGGTATGTCTTGATGCCCTACCCCGCGCCAGAAGAACCTGTCACGCCGCCGGCGCCGATACAAGTCTCCTGGATTGCGGCGCCCCAGCCCAAAGCCGAACAAACGCCGGCCGCGCCGCCGAAACCGCAACCGCCGACGGTCAAGCCCAAAGCGAAACCGAAGACCGTCAAGCGCGTAAAAACCCAGCCCAAAGCCGTGCTGTCGACGAGCGCGCCGGCAACGACAATGACCGCCGCGCCGGCGGAAACAGCCGAAAAAACGCCAAAACCTGCCGCCGAAGCGCCGGCCGCCATGCCCCAGGCAAGCGCTGCGCCAGCGCCCGCCGCACCGGCAACGAACAGCCAACCGCCGCTGACGTTGCCGAATCTGAACGCCGACTATCTGAACAATCCGGCGCCCCGCTATCCCGAGGATGCGCGCGAAGCCGGCGAACAGGGCAAGGTCCTGGTGCGGGCGCTGATCAATGTTGACGGTACGGTCGCCGAACTTGCGCTGCGCAAGAGCAGCGGTTTTACAGACCTCGACCAATCCGCCCTGGAGACCGTCAAAAAATGGCGCTTCGTGCCGGCCCGGCGCGGCGGCGATGTCGTGTCGGCCTGGGTCGTGGTGCCGATTACTTTTTCTTTGGAAGGATAA
- the hemP gene encoding hemin uptake protein HemP has protein sequence MKISKDPRHGDAVPPKDAHNERRSLSSGALFGTRNEIVIVHNDEEYRLRITSNGKLILTK, from the coding sequence ATGAAAATCTCTAAAGACCCCCGGCACGGCGATGCGGTGCCCCCCAAGGATGCCCACAACGAAAGGCGCAGCCTCAGCAGCGGCGCACTTTTCGGAACACGGAATGAAATCGTGATCGTGCATAACGACGAAGAATACCGTCTGCGCATCACCAGCAACGGCAAGCTGATACTGACCAAATAA
- a CDS encoding TlpA family protein disulfide reductase, with translation MNMHKLYLLVLSALLWCLTGVMANAAEVGQSAPPFTLPALQGDKTHNLKDYQGKVVYLDFWASWCAPCRTSFPLLNALYKKYKDKGFAVVAVNLDEDKAKAEKFLQAIPVDFTILHDASGGLADQYVVESMPTSFIVDQKGVVQHVHHGFVSDDIKAIEQKVTSLLSAN, from the coding sequence ATGAATATGCACAAACTCTATCTACTCGTGTTATCTGCGCTGCTGTGGTGTTTGACCGGCGTAATGGCCAATGCGGCGGAAGTCGGGCAATCGGCGCCGCCATTTACCTTGCCGGCTTTACAGGGGGATAAGACCCACAACCTGAAAGACTATCAGGGCAAAGTCGTTTACCTGGATTTTTGGGCTTCCTGGTGTGCGCCGTGCCGCACCTCGTTTCCGTTGCTGAATGCTCTGTATAAGAAATATAAAGACAAAGGTTTTGCGGTCGTCGCGGTCAATCTCGATGAAGACAAAGCCAAGGCCGAAAAATTTTTACAGGCCATTCCGGTCGATTTCACGATTTTGCACGATGCGAGCGGCGGGTTGGCGGACCAATATGTCGTCGAGTCGATGCCGACCTCGTTCATTGTCGATCAAAAAGGCGTCGTCCAACATGTTCATCACGGCTTTGTCAGTGACGATATCAAGGCCATCGAGCAAAAAGTGACCAGTCTGTTATCGGCGAATTAA